GAGTCGGCCGTCGCGGCGTAGGCGTTAATGTCCGGCCCGGCGACGGTCTCGCCGTAGCGAGTGTACTGGTAGCGGTACTGCTTGCCGTGATGGTCGCCGGGGACGCGGAGGGTCCAGACATTGTCGACCTGCTCCATAGGCAGCGTGCGGAAGCCGCCGTCGGCCTTGTCATAGAGCAGCAGGTTGACCGACTCGCTCACCGGCGACCAGACGCGGAAGGTCGTGGCGGTCGGCTCGTGTCGGCTGCCGAGCTTCGCGTCGGGCGCGGCGAAGTGATCGAGCGCGTTCCGTGCCAGCACGATCAGCGGATCGCTGCCAGGCACGGTGACGCTCAGGTTGTCCAAGTCGGCCGCAGCAACCTCGCCGTCGAGCACGATGTCGTAGACCAAACCCGCTGTCGCCGAACGGTCGGTCTGCACGACCTCACGCACGCCGTAACCCTCGACGCTGAGCCCGTCGATTTGCTCGGCGTCGAGCGCGGCGGTCGTGGCCAGCGAGATGCGGTCCAAGTCGTCGAGGAAGGCGGCGGTGATGCGCAGGGTCAAGTCAACTTCTCCAGCTTCGCCGTACACCTTGGGGTCGCCGGCCACGAGGAACAGTTCGGTCACGCCGTCGCCGTTCAGGTCGACGAAGCGGTCGTTGCCGACATCTTTAGCCTCCCACTCCCGCAGGCGAACAATGAAACCGGCGCGGCCGATCTCGTCGAACGGTACGACCGCGTATCGGCCGTACTCGGTGACTTGGTCGAACGGGTACGAACCCCCGTCGCCGCCGTCGGGCCAGGCCCACAGATTCCACCCGTCGTAGTTGCCATCGGGACGGTGGTAGTGCAACACCAGCAACTGCTCGGCGTCGAAGTCCGCCGGATCGAGCACATCAGCCACCGAGACTTGCTCGGGCGCTTCGGGCTGCCTCGGCTCGGCCCATGCCGGGGTCGCGAGGACGACGAACAAACCGACGATGCACGTAAGGCGAGAAATCAAAAACATGGGCTCCTCCGCTTAAGTCAAACGGTTAACCGAATAGCGTAGCCCCATGTTGAATCGGTGGCAATATGTGAAATCGTCCGGTGACGGTGATCGACATTCACGATGCGGTGGGGTGCACGATTGGGGTAGCATGCGGGCGTGCCAATCCTCGATGTCGAACTGGTTTGCCCGCCCGGTCTGTTGCTTGATGATCAGTTGGCCACGCGGATCGCAGACCGTGCCGGCGCGGTGTTTCGCGCACCAGCCGGTCGGGTTTGGGTGAAAGTCCGCACCCTCTCCAGGTCGCACTACGCGGAGAACGGCGACGTGTTACCCGCGGATGTCTTGCCGGTGTTCGTCGAGGTGTTGCTGGCGGATGTGCCCGAGGAGTGTGAGCGCGCCGGGCAGGCAGTCGAGATTGCGAACGCGGTCGCCGAGGCTTGCGGTCGCTCGGCGGAACATGTGCATGTGCTCTATGCCGAGCCGGCGCGCGGACGTATCGCGTTTGGCGGCAAGCTCATGACGTGAGCGCTCAGCAGACGCGGTGGCACGGAATGCCCAAGAGCAGCGCGAGCTTGTCCAGCGTGTCGGCGTGGTGGCCCAGGCCGACGGCGCAGTGGTGGGCGGGGCCGTGGGCGTTCCAGGACTCGACGAACTTGCGGGCACTGATCGGGAAGCGGTAGCGGCTGTTGGTGTTGCCGATCTCCAAGATCGGACCCTCGACGCTTTCGCCTTCGGCGACGAGCAGCGCGACCCCTGACTTGGAGTTGGGGCCACCGGCTTCGATGACCGAGAGCAGCGTGACCGGGCCGTGTTTGACGGCCATCTCCACGCTCAAGCCCCGGCCGACCTTGCCGTGGTACACCTCCAACGGCTTGATCTTGGTCTTGCCCTGCGCGATCGCGATGTGACCTGGGCCGTCGTGGCCCATGAGAACGATGTCGTCGTTGAAATCGATCGCGTAGTACTCGGTGAAGCTCCCGCCGGCACCGAGCGTGTCGAGGATCTTCATGGCCTGGGCGTTCTTGACTTCGTACTCGCCGGCGACGGGGACGCCGCGACCGGTGAGCAGGCTGGTGCCGAGGATGATCGAGGTGATCACGTCCTCGTGCGGGTGGCCCTCGACGGAGTGGTAGAAGTACGCCATCGAGCCGAGGTCGCGCTGCTCGACGAGGTGATCCAGCGCGACGGCGGTGGTCGCGGCCCGCTTGATCTCGGCGGGATCGACGTCGTCCATAATGTCGAACTTGTCGTTGATCTCCGCGACCTTCGCGTCGGTTGCGTCGTCGGTGACGGCATCGCGTAGGGCGCTCAGCTCGTCCATCTCGATCAGCTCCATGTGCCCGCCGAATGCGGCGACCTGGGCGGTCAGGTCGGTGTAGATGTCGAGCATGCCGTTGTAGTAATGCCCGAGCAGACCGAGGCGGTTGTGCTCCATCGTGTGGCGGACCCGCGCGGCGTTGACCCATTGGTCGACCTCCGCCCAGCACGGATCGTTGGCGTGGAGCGTGCCGGTGATCTGGTGGAAGTCGATGTTGGCCCGGCGGAAGACGTTGGCGATCTCGGGCACCGGGCAGGCGGCGCAGAACGCCAGCCAGTTGCCGGTCATCTTCGTGCGATCGCCGAGTGCGTTGAACGCCGCGTAGTCGATCGCCTTGTCGGGCTGCAGGTTGAGAATGACGACCGGCACGCCGGCTCGGCGGACGACCGGCAGCACGGTGTGCGAGAGCGCGTAGGTCGTGACGTGCAGGAAGATCAGGTCGACATCGCCCCGGCGGAAGTCGTGGCCGGCGGTGAGCGCTTTCTCGGCGGTGTCGATGAGGCCGAGGTTGACGATCTCAACGCCGTCGTGCTGCAGGCGCTCGGCGGTGATTGCGAGGTACGACTTGAGCTTGTCCTCAAGCCCCGCGAACTGCGGCCAGTACGCGGCGAGGCCGATGCCGAAGAGTCCGATGCGAAGGAATGGTTTGATCATGGTTTCGTCATCCCGAGCGCAGCCGAGGGATCTAGCCTCGAACCGCAGGCGGCTTATCGAACGCGATCGGCGACCGAAGCTAGATCCCTCGGCTGCGCTAGGGATGACATCACGGGTCGATGTTCCATTCATCCACACGTCGCAGCCGCTGCAGGACGCCGTTGGCGTCGAACTCCAGCGGGCCCCAGTATTGCAGATCGTGGCCTTTGATGCCGTCGGGTCGGCTCTCCCACAGGTCGCTCAGCCACATCCATTGCTCGCCGACCTGCGCCATGTGCGTTTGTTGGCCGGGGATGATCACGTTGCCCTCGTCATCGCGGTTGATATCGGCGACGAACTCGTACGGGCCCAGCGGCGACTCGCTGCGGTACACCTCGACGCCGGCGCCTTGCGGGCAGAAGCAGCAGGTGTTGCCGAAGGTGGCGTAGTACACGCCGTTGCGTTTGAACATCGCGGTCGCTTCCTGATGGGGCTTGAAGCGTTCGGACATCTCACCGGTCGAGCCCGTCCAGTCGGACGTGAGCTTCTCGATGTGTACGCGGTGGTCTTCGCCGATGACGGTGAAGATCAGATAGGCGGTGCCATCATCGTCGACGAACAGTGAATGGTCGCCGGGACGCTCGCCGTTGACCTTGGCGTCGGGCTCGACGATGGTGAAGGGACCTTCGGGCTTGTCGGCGATCGCGACGCCGTACTGACCTTCCCAGAGCGTCGCGTACCAGTTGAACCAGAGAACGATTTTGCCGTCGGGGCGTTGCTTAACGTAAGGCCGGTACCCGACGCCGCCGAGCTTTTGCGTGAAGAGCGGGCCGTGGTAGGTCCAGTTCTCCAAGTCAGGCGAGCTGTAGCAGACATACTCGTTCGCCGGCGTGAACCCATCGGTGTCGCCGTAGCGCGTGCCGTAGAGGAAGTAGCGGTCGCCGATCTTCTCCAAGCATCCGTCGTGGCAGTCGATGACGTTCCCGTTCAGGTCGCGTCGGGGCGTGGTGTTCTGGATCGTGGCCATCGGACGCCGGACCGTAACGAAACCACCGGTCCGCGACGAGTCCATCGCGGGCCGGTGGTCACACTCGGTCAACCGTTGTCACATCACGTGACGGTTTCACGGCTGGCGTGGGTACTTCACTTCACGCAGCCCGGTGATGGCTGTTCCATCCATCTCGTCGAGCAGAATGTTGTTGTAACGGAGCAACGTGCCCTTGGCTTGTTCGAGGCCGCTGATGGCAATGTTGTAGTCGGCGATCGCCTGAGCTTCGGCACGCTGGGCGTTGGCCAGATCGGCCTGGGCCTGGAGCTTGGTGTTGATGAAGGCCGGGGTGCGAGGCTCGCCGGTGTCCTCGCGTTCCTCGAGTGCCCGCAACGCTTCGGCGGCGGCGAGTCGGCTTTGGCGCTGGCTGCCAATGAGCGTGAAGGACGTGATGATGTCGCGTTGGGCGATCTTGATCTCGAAGGTGATCCGCTCGATCAGCGAGCGGTACTGCACGATGGCCTGCTGACGCTGGAGGTGGGCCCGGGTGTAAATCGCGCGGGCTTCGCGGTTGCCGATCGGAATTTCGTACTGGATGCCGGCACCGAACTGAGAGTTTTCGAACTCGACGATGTCGTCAAAGGCGTCATCGGCACCTTCGCCAAGACCGAGCAGGCCGGCCGAGAGGACCAGGTCGAGCCGCGGCAAGAGGTTGCTCTCGGCAACACCCAGCGCGATGCCTGCGGAACTCACCCGCAACTGTTGCTGGCCAAGTTCGGGGCGGTGCAACAGGCCCGACTCGATGAGATCGACGAAGTCGAACGTCAAGGGCTGGGTCGTTGGTTCGCTCGCCGGGAGTACGAGCGTCGGTCCGGCGACCGGCAACGACGGGTCGTTCATCAGTACCTTGAGCTGATCCGACAAATCCCGGACCTGGCGACGGGCGTCGGTGAGCTGCGCCTCACGGCTCTGCACCTGCGCCAACGCCTGCATGATCTGCACACGGGTGACGTCTTGGTCTTGTCGTTGGTAGAGGATCGTCGCCGTGTCGATGGTGCGTTGGAGAAGCTCCTCGGCGATCTCGACTTCCTCAACGGCTTGTCCGAGCCGCCAATAGGTTTCCTCGACGTTGCTGACGATGTCCTCGACGCTGGCGCGGAAGTCGAGCACGCTGATCCGCTGGTTGTTGCGGTTGATGACGATGCGTGCTTCGTTGACGGCCCGACCAAAGTCGCGGAGGAGGGGTTGGGTCAGTCGCAGCGAGATGTCGGACTGGAAGAACGTGCCCAGCGCGAGGGCGGTGGGGCTGGTGGACTCGGTGTCGGTATAGGTTTCCTGGAAACGGAATTCCATCTGTCCGCCCGAGCGGAGTAGTTGGCGGACGCCGACGGCACCGATGACGTTGATGGTTTCGTCCTTGGTCGTGGAGGCCGCGCCGCCGATACCACCGCCGAAGGTCGGGAAGTTGCTCTCGGATTCGTTGCGTTGCCATTGCAGTTCGGCGAACGCCACCGGGTCGAACCGCGCGTCGGCTTCGATCACTCGGGTTTCCTCGATCGCCGGGTCGAAGCCGGCCACTTGCACGTCGAGGTTGTTGATCACGGCCCGCTGGACGCACTCCCGCAACGGAAGGGCGACCTCGGGGACATCCGCGAGAGCCGGATTACCGATCTCCTCCACGGCTTCGGTGTCGAGCATGCCGTTTTTGGAGTTCTCCGGGAGGTACGGGCTGTCGAGCCGGTTGCTGATCGGCTCGAGCATGGTGCGGGGGTTTTCGGCCGCGGCCTCACGCTGGGGCTCGCCCAACTCCAACGCATCGAACGCGAACGGCTCATGGACGGTCACGCAGCCCGTGACCGTCGATAAGGTCAGTGCGGCGGCGGCAAGGATCAGGCGGTGGGTCGGTCGGCGATGGGTCAT
This genomic window from Planctomycetota bacterium contains:
- a CDS encoding pullulanase-associated domain-containing protein, whose translation is MFLISRLTCIVGLFVVLATPAWAEPRQPEAPEQVSVADVLDPADFDAEQLLVLHYHRPDGNYDGWNLWAWPDGGDGGSYPFDQVTEYGRYAVVPFDEIGRAGFIVRLREWEAKDVGNDRFVDLNGDGVTELFLVAGDPKVYGEAGEVDLTLRITAAFLDDLDRISLATTAALDAEQIDGLSVEGYGVREVVQTDRSATAGLVYDIVLDGEVAAADLDNLSVTVPGSDPLIVLARNALDHFAAPDAKLGSRHEPTATTFRVWSPVSESVNLLLYDKADGGFRTLPMEQVDNVWTLRVPGDHHGKQYRYQYTRYGETVAGPDINAYAATADS
- a CDS encoding arabinose isomerase is translated as MIKPFLRIGLFGIGLAAYWPQFAGLEDKLKSYLAITAERLQHDGVEIVNLGLIDTAEKALTAGHDFRRGDVDLIFLHVTTYALSHTVLPVVRRAGVPVVILNLQPDKAIDYAAFNALGDRTKMTGNWLAFCAACPVPEIANVFRRANIDFHQITGTLHANDPCWAEVDQWVNAARVRHTMEHNRLGLLGHYYNGMLDIYTDLTAQVAAFGGHMELIEMDELSALRDAVTDDATDAKVAEINDKFDIMDDVDPAEIKRAATTAVALDHLVEQRDLGSMAYFYHSVEGHPHEDVITSIILGTSLLTGRGVPVAGEYEVKNAQAMKILDTLGAGGSFTEYYAIDFNDDIVLMGHDGPGHIAIAQGKTKIKPLEVYHGKVGRGLSVEMAVKHGPVTLLSVIEAGGPNSKSGVALLVAEGESVEGPILEIGNTNSRYRFPISARKFVESWNAHGPAHHCAVGLGHHADTLDKLALLLGIPCHRVC
- a CDS encoding family 43 glycosylhydrolase, which produces MATIQNTTPRRDLNGNVIDCHDGCLEKIGDRYFLYGTRYGDTDGFTPANEYVCYSSPDLENWTYHGPLFTQKLGGVGYRPYVKQRPDGKIVLWFNWYATLWEGQYGVAIADKPEGPFTIVEPDAKVNGERPGDHSLFVDDDGTAYLIFTVIGEDHRVHIEKLTSDWTGSTGEMSERFKPHQEATAMFKRNGVYYATFGNTCCFCPQGAGVEVYRSESPLGPYEFVADINRDDEGNVIIPGQQTHMAQVGEQWMWLSDLWESRPDGIKGHDLQYWGPLEFDANGVLQRLRRVDEWNIDP
- a CDS encoding TolC family protein, whose amino-acid sequence is MTHRRPTHRLILAAAALTLSTVTGCVTVHEPFAFDALELGEPQREAAAENPRTMLEPISNRLDSPYLPENSKNGMLDTEAVEEIGNPALADVPEVALPLRECVQRAVINNLDVQVAGFDPAIEETRVIEADARFDPVAFAELQWQRNESESNFPTFGGGIGGAASTTKDETINVIGAVGVRQLLRSGGQMEFRFQETYTDTESTSPTALALGTFFQSDISLRLTQPLLRDFGRAVNEARIVINRNNQRISVLDFRASVEDIVSNVEETYWRLGQAVEEVEIAEELLQRTIDTATILYQRQDQDVTRVQIMQALAQVQSREAQLTDARRQVRDLSDQLKVLMNDPSLPVAGPTLVLPASEPTTQPLTFDFVDLIESGLLHRPELGQQQLRVSSAGIALGVAESNLLPRLDLVLSAGLLGLGEGADDAFDDIVEFENSQFGAGIQYEIPIGNREARAIYTRAHLQRQQAIVQYRSLIERITFEIKIAQRDIITSFTLIGSQRQSRLAAAEALRALEEREDTGEPRTPAFINTKLQAQADLANAQRAEAQAIADYNIAISGLEQAKGTLLRYNNILLDEMDGTAITGLREVKYPRQP